TAGCCGTCCCATCAGCGCCAGGAAGATCAACGCCCCGATGATCGCGAGCGGGACCGAGAACATCACGATCAACGGCTCGAAGAACGAGCCGTAGAGGATGACCATCAGCATGTAGACCAGCGTGAACGAGAGTGCCAGCGCCAGAAGCATGTTGGACATCGTCTCTTCCATGAATTTCGAATTGCCTTGCGCGGTGAGGCCGACTCCCTGCGGTAAGAATCCGGGCTGCCGCAGCCTGCGCTCGAGCGGGCTCGTGACCGCGCCCAGCGAGTATCCGGGCAGCACGTCGCCCAGCACGTTGACGACGCGTTGCCGATTCAAACGCTCGATTTTCGTCGGTGCGAGCGTCCACGTGAACGTGGCGACATCCGAAAGCGGTACCAGCGTACCGTCGGCCGCCCGGACTCGCACGTTCTCGAGCTGCGAGACCTCGCTACGATCGGCCCGCGGATACTGAACGCGTACGTCGATGAGCCCGTTGGGAGTGCGCACCTTGGTGGCAACCGCGCCGTCGACCGCAATACGAGCGACGTTCGCCGCATCGGACGGGGAGACGCCGAGCAATTCGGCCTTGCCCGCATTCACGTCGACGTTCAAACGCGGCGCCGCGACCTCGGCCGACGTTTGCACGTTCACCGAGCCGGGAGTATCGCGCAAGAACTGCGCGACCTTTTCGGCGGCTGGTCCAATTTCGTTCTCGGGGCCGGTAAGCGCGTAGAAGATCGCGGAGCCGTTGCCGCTGTCGCCGGCGACCTGGAGCACGCCGCCCGGAACCAGATAGGCAAGCTTGCGAATCTTCCCGGCCGTCGTGTTGGTATCGCCGCGCCGATTGTCTTGCATCGTCGCGTTGAGGGTGGCGTAGTTGCCGCCGATCGAGCTACCGTGCCCGGAAGGCTTGCGCCCGACCGTCGAGCTCACAGACTTGATGCCGTCGAGCTTCATCACCGCGTCCTCGAGCTGCACGACGTATTTGTCGGTCGTCGCAATCGGCGTCCCCGGCGGATAGGTGACCGTCATGTCGATTGCGCCGTTCTGTTCGGCGGGAAGGAAATCGAAATTCACCGGACCGAGCGCCACCATCGAGACGCCCAGGACCAGCGGGATGACGATCGTCGCGATGGTGATGCCGCGATGCGTTCCGAGCGTTGCGAACCCTGTGGAACGCTTGGAGCGGCGCAAAAAGCGCGCGATACCGTAGCAAACGAACAATCCTAGGAGGACCGCGCCATCGACCACCATCGTGGCCTTCCCAGCTCCGGCAACCAAGGAGATCGCATTCGCGAACAGCAGGACGCAAACGAACACGACGAAGGTTCCGTGCTCCAATCCGAACGGCAAGAGCACCGAGCGATAATAGTTGAGAAACCG
This is a stretch of genomic DNA from Candidatus Dormiibacterota bacterium. It encodes these proteins:
- a CDS encoding efflux RND transporter permease subunit, whose protein sequence is RFLNYYRSVLLPFGLEHGTFVVFVCVLLFANAISLVAGAGKATMVVDGAVLLGLFVCYGIARFLRRSKRSTGFATLGTHRGITIATIVIPLVLGVSMVALGPVNFDFLPAEQNGAIDMTVTYPPGTPIATTDKYVVQLEDAVMKLDGIKSVSSTVGRKPSGHGSSIGGNYATLNATMQDNRRGDTNTTAGKIRKLAYLVPGGVLQVAGDSGNGSAIFYALTGPENEIGPAAEKVAQFLRDTPGSVNVQTSAEVAAPRLNVDVNAGKAELLGVSPSDAANVARIAVDGAVATKVRTPNGLIDVRVQYPRADRSEVSQLENVRVRAADGTLVPLSDVATFTWTLAPTKIERLNRQRVVNVLGDVLPGYSLGAVTSPLERRLRQPGFLPQGVGLTAQGNSKFMEETMSNMLLALALSFTLVYMLMVILYGSFFEPLIVMFSVPLAIIGALIFLALMGRLQPQQGQSLNIISMLGIVMLFGLVAKNGILLVDYSNTLVKRGMRVRDAVLQAATTRFRPIVMTTAAMIFGMLPLALGFAEGGEWRQAIGTVIIGGLISSLVLTLFLVPMIYNSWMGSFERRADRRALREELGPIPASTV